Proteins from a genomic interval of Medicago truncatula cultivar Jemalong A17 chromosome 3, MtrunA17r5.0-ANR, whole genome shotgun sequence:
- the LOC25489210 gene encoding probable metal-nicotianamine transporter YSL7 — MSPTIAKQIPEFDSANDVKSLGLGWMIAFLFVVSFLGLFSVLPLRKIMIVDFGLTYPSGTATAHLINSFHTSEGAKLAKKQVKALGKFFSFSFLWGFFQWFFTAGDACGFTNFPTFGLEAYQNMFYFDFSATYVGVGMICPYIINISLLIGGILSWAVMWPLIGSKKGDWFPSDLKHSSLHGLQGYKVFIAIAMILGDGLYNFVKVLGTTLLGLKKQWKKKDIRAQPDDPNAPFPPTISFDDKRRTEMFLKDQIPSWFAIAGYVIIAIISIITIPHIFHQLKWYYIICIYIIAPALAFCNAYGCGLTDWSLASTYGKLAIFAIGAWAGAANGGVLAGLAACGVMMNIVSTASDLMQDFKTGYMTLASPRSMFVSQVIGTAMGCVISPCVFWLFYNAFGTLGQPGTAYPAPYALVFRNIAILGVDGFSALPKNCLVLCIVFFFGAIIINFVRDLVGKKYSKFIPVPMAMAIPFYIGSYFAIDMCVGSLILFIWQKVDRAKADALGSAVASGLICGDGIWSLPSSFLALAGVQPPICMKFLSRAANAKVDNFLGS; from the exons ATGAGTCCAACTATTGCAAAACAAATTCCAGAATTTGACAGTGCCAATGACGTTAAGAGTCTTGGTTTAGGATGGATGATTGCATTTCTATTTGTTGTTAGCTTTCTTGGTCTCTTTTCAGTGCTTCCACTCCGAAAG ATTATGATTGTTGACTTCGGATTGACATATCCAAGTGGTACAGCAACAGCTCATCTTATCAACAGTTTCCATACATCTGAAGGTGCCAAACTAGCAAAGAAGCAAGTAAAAGCACTTGGAAAGTTCTTCTCCTTTAGCTTTTTGTGGGGTTTCTTCCAATGGTTTTTCACTGCTGGTGATGCTTGTGGATTTACAAACTTCCCCACATTTGGTCTAGAAGCATATCAAAACAT gttttactttgatttttctgCTACCTATGTGGGGGTTGGGATGATATGTCCATATATAATCAATATTTCGCTGTTGATTGGTGGAATTCTTTCATGGGCTGTCATGTGGCCTCTCATTGGTTCTAAAAAAGGAGATTGGTTCCCTTCTGATCTCAAACATAGCAGCTTACATGGTCTTCAAGGTTACAAA GTTTTCATAGCCATAGCAATGATCCTTGGTGATGGTCTATACAACTTTGTGAAAGTTCTTGGCACAACTCTTTTAGGTTTGaaaaaacaatggaagaaaaaagataTAAGAGCACAACCTGATGATCCAAATGCTCCTTTCCCACCTACAATTTCATTCGACGACAAGCGCAGAACCGAGATGTTCCTCAAAGATCAAATCCCCTCATGGTTCGCAATCGCAGGCTATGTCATAATTGCAATAATCTCAATCATTACTATCCCACACATTTTCCACCAGCTAAAGTGGTATTACATCATTTGCATTTACATCATTGCACCCGCATTAGCCTTTTGCAATGCCTATGGTTGTGGACTAACGGATTGGTCCCTTGCATCGACTTACGGAAAATTAGCCATCTTTGCTATTGGTGCTTGGGCAGGTGCAGCTAACGGCGGTGTCCTAGCCGGTTTAGCAGCATGTGGTGTCATGATGAACATTGTTTCAACAGCTTCTGATCTCATGCAAGACTTCAAAACAGGTTACATGACATTGGCTTCTCCGAGATCAATGTTTGTGAGCCAAGTTATTGGAACTGCCATGGGATGTGTTATATCACCGTGTGTTTTCTGGCTATTCTACAACGCTTTCGGTACTCTTGGTCAACCTGGTACTGCATACCCTGCACCGTACGCACTTGTTTTCCGAAACATTGCAATACTAGGTGTGGACGGATTCTCAGCTCTGCCGAAAAACTGCCTCGTACTCTGCATCGTGTTTTTCTTTGGTgccataattattaattttgttcgCGACTTGGTTGGAAAGAAATACTCCAAGTTTATTCCTGTTCCTATGGCTATGGCTATACCATTTTACATTGGAAGCTACTTTGCTATTGATATGTGTGTTGGAAgcttgatattatttatttggcAGAAGGTTGATAGGGCTAAGGCTGATGCATTAGGATCAGCTGTTGCTTCTGGTTTGATATGTGGAGATGGAATTTGGTCACTTCCTAGCTCTTTTCTTGCTCTTGCTGGAGTGCAGCCACCTATTTGCATGAAATTCTTGTCTAGAGCAGCAAATGCTAAGGTTGATAATTTCTTAGGATCTTGA
- the LOC120579598 gene encoding probable metal-nicotianamine transporter YSL5 — translation MSREPYDVESHDTSAVAPVLKDEQLEEISVEKGFEGTSVPTWQKQVTVRAIFASLMLSVMFTFIVMKLNLTTGIIPSLNVSAGLLGFFFVKTWTKLLEKAGWLNQPFTRQENTVIQTCVVAASGIAFSVMIQ, via the exons ATGTCTCGAGAACCCTACGACGTCGAAAGTCACGACACCTCCGCAGTTGCGCCGGTGTTGAAAGATGAACAACTCGAGGAGATTTCTGTGGAAAAAGGGTTTGAAGGAACATCTGTTCCTACGTGGCAGAAACAGGTCACTGTTAGGGCAATATTTGCGAGTCTCATGTTGTCGGTGATGTTCACGTTTATCGTGATGAAGTTGAATCTCACAACTGGGATTATTCCTTCGTTGAATGTTTCTGCTGGATTGTTAGGGTTTTTCTTTGTGAAGACATGGACCAAGTTGCTTGAGAAAGCTGGTTGGCTTAATCAACCTTTTACCAGACAGGAGAATACTGTTATTCAGACTTGTGTTGTTGCTGCTAGTGGAATTGCATTCAGCG TGATGATACAATGA